One part of the Lytechinus pictus isolate F3 Inbred chromosome 3, Lp3.0, whole genome shotgun sequence genome encodes these proteins:
- the LOC129256732 gene encoding G2 and S phase-expressed protein 1-like isoform X2, whose amino-acid sequence MDKITMENGHAVKFSSDSIDDLALIENETFDFDLPVSPQECHGNKLIDLQEEDEMVDDEDEVFIGPVGHKEKCVATNTEMAIAEQKPMSPPTAEQYASLFKEAMALSLELQGTSSSSGSSSSNRSDSSSSIKKPNERKSSVTPALDCIQENLGAKEVVQGVREKHAGCEDEDAMSELERFKRPVKKDIRNPTRRGTYTVASNQPSPYPTAETIDCIKPEPKGDPPIKVLQPRPPTQSIIARGRGSMLPTRGLRRPNPVSTRKCDDTASNSDQPKNGTANHQEITKKIPNSGFQKPLVKKLILKASGLKKPGFMSESNVPSETKTATKLPTKKIGLMKPSTINRPAHRNGTTGAVANKPQPMKATMTFGASNEDSSGAAATGTRPSKKATSQVASTGKRKVAAPCAVTPSTPVFQEKKVIPKRLLASGTGGTTTPAKGAVTPRRSSISSLPRPSTPVQPSTPHTRHTSISVPPSSVGPASARRRSGIPTPNRRASTTTRPGSRLAAPSAISRPQSAQVTRKESSRFSPLLLSPLQTPPEFKLSPDGPDDITKPLQVDDIIPHPDATGSSPEFTSQKNPTPDNVLRTRTNLPVKESSPVTKLATPKDKPSVGMLIDFGSATPKDKGMKTPMQPEQTAVKENLLIDL is encoded by the exons ATGACCTAGCTTTGATTGAGAATGAAACATTTGACTTTGATTTGCCTGTTTCACCCCAAGAATG TCATGGCAACAAGTTAATTGATCTACAAGAAGAGGATGAGATGgtagatgatgaggatgaggtgTTCATTGGTCCAGTTGGGCATAAAGAAAAGTGTGTGGCAACAAATACAGAGATGGCCATTGCAGAGCAAAAACCCATGAGTCCACCAACAGCAGAGCAATATGCATCTCTCTTCAAAGAGGCAATGGCCCTCTCACTTGAGCTGCAGGGCACATCATCCAGTAGTGGATCATCTTCCTCAAACAGATCTGACTCAAGTTCCTCTATAAAAAAGCCTAATGAAAGGAAATCTAGTGTTACTCCTGCACTGGACTGCATCCAAGAGAATTTGGGAGCTAAAGAAGTAGTCCAGGGCGTCAGAGAGAAGCATGCAGGATGTGAAGACGAGGATGCAATGTCTGAACTGGAGCGTTTCAAACGTCCAGTTAAAAAGGATATTCGTAATCCCACTAGGCGTGGTACTTACACTGTAGCATCAAATCAACCAAGTCCATACCCTACAGCAGAAACCATTGATTGTATAAAACCTGAACCAAAGGGAGATCCTCCTATCAAAGTATTACAGCCTCGACCTCCTACACAGAGTATTATAGCAAGAGGAAGGGGTTCTATGCTACCTACTAGGGGACTACGCAGACCAAATCCTGTATCAACAAGAAAATGTGATGACACTGCTTCAAATAGTGATCAACCTAAGAATGGAACAGCAAATCATCAAGAGATTACCAAGAAGATTCCAAACAGTGGATTTCAGAAGCCTTTGGTCAAGAAATTG ATTCTTAAAGCTTCCGGTCTGAAGAAACCAGGTTTCATGAGTGAAAGCAATGTCCCTTCAGAAACCAAGACAG CTACCAAACTTCCTACCAAGAAGATAGGTTTGATGAAACCCTCTACAATCAACAGACCAGCTCATAGGAATGGAACCACTGGAGCAGTAGCAAACAAGCCTCAACCTATGAAGGCAACAATGACATTTGGGGCTAGTAATGAGGATAGTTCTGGGGCTGCCGCTACTGGAACAAGACCTTCTAAAAAGGCCACATCTCAGGTTGCTAGTACTG GCAAGAGGAAAGTTGCAGCACCTTGTGCAGTGACACCCAGCACACCGGTGTTTCAAGAGAAAAAAGTGATTCCAAAGAGATTACTTGCTAGTGGTACAGGAGGGACCACTACACCTGCTAAAGGAGCAGTTACACCaag AAGAAGTTCAATTTCATCTTTACCCAGACCATCTACTCCTGTTCAACCAAGTACCCCACATACTAGACACACCAGCATCTCAGTACCCCCTAGTTCTGTTGGTCCTGCATCAGCTAGACGTAGATCTGGTATCCCTACTCCCAATAGACGAGCAAGCACTACTACCAGACCAGGGAGTAGGTTGGCAGCACCCTCTGCAatatcaag ACCACAATCAGCCCAAGTGACCCGGAAGGAATCATCAAGGTTTTCTCCTCTTCTACTCAGTCCCCTCCAGACTCCACCTGAATTCAAACTTTCTCCTGATGGTCCAGATGATATCACCAAACCTTTACAGGTAGATGATATCATCCCTCATCCTGATGCAACAGGTTCTTCACCAGAGTTTACATCACAAAAGAATCCCACTCCTGATAATGTATTGAGAACAAGGACTAATCTACCAGTCAAAGAGTCTAGTCCAGTGACAAAACTTGCAACACCCAAAGACAAACCTTCAGTTGGAATG CTCATTGATTTTGGCAGTGCTACACCAAAAGACAag GGCATGAAGACACCAATGCAACCAGAGCAAACTGCAGTCAAAGAGAACCTATTAATTGACCTGTGA
- the LOC129256732 gene encoding G2 and S phase-expressed protein 1-like isoform X1: MDKITMENGHAVKFSSDSIDDLALIENETFDFDLPVSPQECHGNKLIDLQEEDEMVDDEDEVFIGPVGHKEKCVATNTEMAIAEQKPMSPPTAEQYASLFKEAMALSLELQGTSSSSGSSSSNRSDSSSSIKKPNERKSSVTPALDCIQENLGAKEVVQGVREKHAGCEDEDAMSELERFKRPVKKDIRNPTRRGTYTVASNQPSPYPTAETIDCIKPEPKGDPPIKVLQPRPPTQSIIARGRGSMLPTRGLRRPNPVSTRKCDDTASNSDQPKNGTANHQEITKKIPNSGFQKPLVKKLILKASGLKKPGFMSESNVPSETKTAATKLPTKKIGLMKPSTINRPAHRNGTTGAVANKPQPMKATMTFGASNEDSSGAAATGTRPSKKATSQVASTGKRKVAAPCAVTPSTPVFQEKKVIPKRLLASGTGGTTTPAKGAVTPRRSSISSLPRPSTPVQPSTPHTRHTSISVPPSSVGPASARRRSGIPTPNRRASTTTRPGSRLAAPSAISRPQSAQVTRKESSRFSPLLLSPLQTPPEFKLSPDGPDDITKPLQVDDIIPHPDATGSSPEFTSQKNPTPDNVLRTRTNLPVKESSPVTKLATPKDKPSVGMLIDFGSATPKDKGMKTPMQPEQTAVKENLLIDL, encoded by the exons ATGACCTAGCTTTGATTGAGAATGAAACATTTGACTTTGATTTGCCTGTTTCACCCCAAGAATG TCATGGCAACAAGTTAATTGATCTACAAGAAGAGGATGAGATGgtagatgatgaggatgaggtgTTCATTGGTCCAGTTGGGCATAAAGAAAAGTGTGTGGCAACAAATACAGAGATGGCCATTGCAGAGCAAAAACCCATGAGTCCACCAACAGCAGAGCAATATGCATCTCTCTTCAAAGAGGCAATGGCCCTCTCACTTGAGCTGCAGGGCACATCATCCAGTAGTGGATCATCTTCCTCAAACAGATCTGACTCAAGTTCCTCTATAAAAAAGCCTAATGAAAGGAAATCTAGTGTTACTCCTGCACTGGACTGCATCCAAGAGAATTTGGGAGCTAAAGAAGTAGTCCAGGGCGTCAGAGAGAAGCATGCAGGATGTGAAGACGAGGATGCAATGTCTGAACTGGAGCGTTTCAAACGTCCAGTTAAAAAGGATATTCGTAATCCCACTAGGCGTGGTACTTACACTGTAGCATCAAATCAACCAAGTCCATACCCTACAGCAGAAACCATTGATTGTATAAAACCTGAACCAAAGGGAGATCCTCCTATCAAAGTATTACAGCCTCGACCTCCTACACAGAGTATTATAGCAAGAGGAAGGGGTTCTATGCTACCTACTAGGGGACTACGCAGACCAAATCCTGTATCAACAAGAAAATGTGATGACACTGCTTCAAATAGTGATCAACCTAAGAATGGAACAGCAAATCATCAAGAGATTACCAAGAAGATTCCAAACAGTGGATTTCAGAAGCCTTTGGTCAAGAAATTG ATTCTTAAAGCTTCCGGTCTGAAGAAACCAGGTTTCATGAGTGAAAGCAATGTCCCTTCAGAAACCAAGACAG CAGCTACCAAACTTCCTACCAAGAAGATAGGTTTGATGAAACCCTCTACAATCAACAGACCAGCTCATAGGAATGGAACCACTGGAGCAGTAGCAAACAAGCCTCAACCTATGAAGGCAACAATGACATTTGGGGCTAGTAATGAGGATAGTTCTGGGGCTGCCGCTACTGGAACAAGACCTTCTAAAAAGGCCACATCTCAGGTTGCTAGTACTG GCAAGAGGAAAGTTGCAGCACCTTGTGCAGTGACACCCAGCACACCGGTGTTTCAAGAGAAAAAAGTGATTCCAAAGAGATTACTTGCTAGTGGTACAGGAGGGACCACTACACCTGCTAAAGGAGCAGTTACACCaag AAGAAGTTCAATTTCATCTTTACCCAGACCATCTACTCCTGTTCAACCAAGTACCCCACATACTAGACACACCAGCATCTCAGTACCCCCTAGTTCTGTTGGTCCTGCATCAGCTAGACGTAGATCTGGTATCCCTACTCCCAATAGACGAGCAAGCACTACTACCAGACCAGGGAGTAGGTTGGCAGCACCCTCTGCAatatcaag ACCACAATCAGCCCAAGTGACCCGGAAGGAATCATCAAGGTTTTCTCCTCTTCTACTCAGTCCCCTCCAGACTCCACCTGAATTCAAACTTTCTCCTGATGGTCCAGATGATATCACCAAACCTTTACAGGTAGATGATATCATCCCTCATCCTGATGCAACAGGTTCTTCACCAGAGTTTACATCACAAAAGAATCCCACTCCTGATAATGTATTGAGAACAAGGACTAATCTACCAGTCAAAGAGTCTAGTCCAGTGACAAAACTTGCAACACCCAAAGACAAACCTTCAGTTGGAATG CTCATTGATTTTGGCAGTGCTACACCAAAAGACAag GGCATGAAGACACCAATGCAACCAGAGCAAACTGCAGTCAAAGAGAACCTATTAATTGACCTGTGA